The following coding sequences lie in one Paenibacillus durus ATCC 35681 genomic window:
- a CDS encoding CGNR zinc finger domain-containing protein, with the protein MMLWDDFINSYWRDWRTGDKSKDRDRLEDPQWVESWLSAHGLPALPMPDSEQLDELKELRGYLFDTVREVVEGKEPAGLPEKMNHYMAAGPVMRQAARDDDGRIKVSLMPLQANWEQVMAEIAASFASALAEKEQSRFRICDNPDCLWVYYDDTRNRSKRYCDDKACGNLMKVRRFRARKKAEQ; encoded by the coding sequence ATGATGCTGTGGGATGATTTTATAAACAGCTACTGGCGGGATTGGAGAACGGGAGACAAGAGCAAGGACAGGGACCGTCTGGAAGATCCCCAGTGGGTGGAGTCTTGGCTCTCCGCACATGGACTGCCTGCTCTGCCTATGCCGGACTCCGAGCAATTGGATGAACTTAAGGAGCTGCGCGGCTATCTTTTCGATACCGTCCGGGAGGTAGTGGAGGGCAAAGAGCCTGCCGGTCTGCCGGAAAAAATGAACCATTATATGGCGGCCGGTCCCGTCATGAGGCAAGCGGCAAGAGACGATGATGGACGAATTAAAGTGTCGCTGATGCCGCTGCAGGCTAACTGGGAACAGGTGATGGCGGAGATCGCCGCTTCTTTTGCCTCTGCCCTGGCGGAAAAAGAACAGTCACGATTTCGCATTTGCGATAATCCCGACTGTCTCTGGGTCTACTATGACGATACGCGCAATCGTTCCAAGCGCTACTGCGACGATAAAGCCTGCGGCAATCTGATGAAGGTCCGCCGTTTCCGGGCCCGGAAGAAAGCGGAACAGTGA
- a CDS encoding DinB family protein produces MQNKISEVLLQNWDYAMDQEDWSPPLKNALDGVSSEQALWKPQGEAANSIWETVNHLTYYKDRLLRKLKGLPNPPYLESNDATFTVTESGEEAWGQAVSRLKKVHADLREIIEALEEGAYDWGGSGHAPGEEVMSLILHDAYHTGQIVLVRKLQGSWPSKRSFN; encoded by the coding sequence ATGCAAAATAAAATTAGTGAGGTTCTGCTCCAAAACTGGGATTATGCGATGGATCAGGAGGATTGGTCGCCGCCGCTGAAGAATGCGCTGGATGGCGTTAGCAGCGAGCAGGCACTCTGGAAGCCGCAGGGAGAAGCCGCCAACTCGATTTGGGAGACGGTTAATCATCTGACTTATTATAAGGATCGGCTGCTGCGGAAGCTGAAGGGCCTGCCCAATCCGCCGTATTTAGAGAGCAATGACGCTACATTTACAGTAACGGAAAGCGGTGAAGAAGCATGGGGACAGGCGGTTTCCCGTCTCAAAAAAGTCCATGCCGACCTGCGTGAGATTATTGAGGCGCTGGAGGAGGGCGCATATGATTGGGGCGGTTCGGGGCATGCTCCCGGGGAAGAAGTGATGAGCCTTATTCTGCATGATGCTTATCATACGGGACAAATTGTGCTGGTCCGCAAGCTGCAGGGCTCCTGGCCATCCAAACGAAGCTTTAATTAG
- the cmpA gene encoding cortex morphogenetic protein CmpA, with translation MPQWLSHQLMKAYYKKDRRQIKLLNECWFFYRDSAVKR, from the coding sequence ATGCCGCAATGGCTCAGCCATCAGCTTATGAAAGCCTATTACAAAAAGGACCGGAGACAGATCAAGCTGCTGAACGAGTGCTGGTTCTTTTACCGGGATTCCGCAGTCAAGCGTTAG